GACAAGGAGAtggtggagctggtggagatcGAGATCCGCGAGCTGCTCACAGAGTTTGGCTATGATGGCGAGAACACGCCTGTTGTGATAGGCTCAGCCCTCTGCGCCCTCGAGGTAAGGGGAACGCTGGCAGTCATCTGTCTCACAGTTTAGTTAATACTGTGCTGATCTGAGCTACTGATGAACTCACGGCCCTGTCAGTACATTTTGAGTCTCTGATGTGAAGCATCTTTATGTGAACTGACTGAAATCTTGTTTCCTCCATCTCAGAACAGAGAGCCGGAACTTGGTGTAAAGGCAGTGTTGAATCTTCTGGATATTGTGGATTCTTACATTCCTCTCCCCAAAAGACAGCTTGAAAAACCTTTTCTTCTGCCCATTGAAGGGGTTTATTCAATCCCAGGTATGAAAAAAATTCAAGAATGCAGCCCGTACACATTCATCTCAACACTGAACTGTAAGGCTAACAATTAAGGAAACTTATCGGCAGTATTAGTTACTTGTAATGAAtttatacagtagcagtcaaaagtttggacacaccttctcattcaactactttaaagaatgtaaaatataaaacatattctggtttgttgagcatttgtttgtttaccacataattccatatgtgttccttcatagtttggatgtcttcaatattaatctacaatgtagaaaaaaataaaaataaagaaaaaccattgaatgagaaggtgtgtccaaacttttgactggtactgtaacttTTATGTAGTTCCCTGTGTTTAGTAGTGACATTTGACTGAATTGCACCGCTGGCTGTAAAATGCAGCATCTCAAAACAAGTCAGATGGTGCAGACTCTAAAAAGTGACTTGCTTTAAATTTGAGTCTTATCATTTGTGTCCTTCAGGCAGAGGTACTGTGGTGACCGGCACTATGGAGAGGGGCATCATCAAGAAAGGAGACGACTGTGAGTTTTTGGGCCACAATCGCAGCTTCAAGTCAGTGGTTACAggtgagaaaaaggaaaaagaaactgTGCTGTTTACAAAGGCTTTCTGATCTAATAATGCTGTTGAGCATTAGTCGGAAACTGGAGAGTTCAAGGTTATGTTGTACTGTCTGATTTCTGGTGTATAAACATTACCCAAGAATTTCACCTTGCTGTTCTTCCTGTTTGGCTCAGGTGTTGAGATGTTCCACAAGTCTCTGGATCGGGCAGAAGCTGGAGATAACCTGGGCGCTCTGGTCCGAGGACTGAAGAGAGAGGACATAAGGAGGGGGATGGTGATGTGCAAACCAGGATCCATCTTGCCATACCAGAAATTCAAGGCGCAGGTCAGATAGCACAAAGTTGGAGTTGTTGTTGAATCATTGTGAAATATTTCTGAACTAATAATTTCTCAAATAACCTCAATGGCAAAAATTCAGAGGAGATTGGACAGAGGCATTAACATGACTGTAGATTATTGAATTATTGTATtggcttttacattttttgagtttttgctttaaaaaaaattctaaatgaaaTACATAACTCACTGTATCGAGTAACTTAAACACTGATGCATGTGTGGACGTGTTTGTGCTTCCTGTATTACAGGTGTATATTCTGAgtaaggaggagggaggcagacACAAACCGTTTATCACCAACTTCATGCCCGTCATGTTCTCTCTAACCTGGGACATGGCCTGCAGAGTCACTCTGCCCGAAGAAAAGGTTTGTGTTTCAACCTGTCAgtaaacaaatgttgttttaagaTTGAATCCCAACAATATTTTGAAAGACGGTAATCATATCCTGTCTGTTGCTCTCGTCTTCGTTCAGGAAATGGTAATGCCAGGCGAGGACACCTCCTTGACGCTCACGCTGCGCCAGCCAATGATTCTGGAAAAGGGCCAGAGGTTCACCCTGAGAGACGGAAACAAGACCATCGGCACCGGCCTGGTCACAGACATCCTGTCGGTTAAAGATGAAGACCAGTTCAACTGGGGCTAAAGGGAATCTCTGCAGAGGACTGGGCTGGGGGAGGGAGATCCGGGGGTTCagggagggagggtgtgtgGTTATCGGTGTCTGGTCAAATTCTATAATTatagaaatatacaaataaagtacATAAACCAATGCACAAACCTCAAACAGGAAAGGACTAAAATGAATTTGTGGCTCTGTTGTGCAGGTTCACCCAACCAAAATACATGAGATGTTTAGAACTGTCTTTATGTTAAAATGCCAGATAGTCAGAAATATGTGACgatatgtaataaaatgtatttaataatacaATGCCTCTTTTGTTCGTTTGGTATTGGCTTTTGCTAACAAATTCAGTTTaacacaaaagaacaaaatattatgaataagaaatatatttctgtgtCACATTCGTACAGAATTGCAATGCATAAATCTGTAGGTTAGGACTAGAAAACATGTCAGTAGGAAAAACAGGTGTTTCTAGAAAGACTAACGATGGCTCTGCTCGTTTCAAAGCAGCATGAACAAAACAGGAACCTGAAATCAAAGCAGCTAATTTGAATTCAGCCAttattgatttcattatttacacctgttATTTTCCTACTCTggcaagtcaaaatgtcttctgtgtaAAAGACCTGTAAGATTTGCATGTTACAAGATCAATATGCCACATGAGGGCAGCAAAGAGGTGTTTCATTATTTGCTAAAGGAATATTAATTATCAATAATTAGAAAGTCAGTAAGAGCATGTCTCTCAACTATCCTTTTGAATGAGCTTcggtgaaaacaacaaaacccaTAACTAAAAAGATACCTTTATTCTACAGCTTGTGGTTGATACATTTCTGAGTATCTGCTCAATTTGTTCTCTCGGtgtaaatgttttgaaatattaaataaactcTGCTGATCTTTTCCTCGGGCATGGTGTCCTGAGAGGTGATGGCTTAAAAGTGGGGCTGGTCTTTCCCTCTCCTTTCATGCATGCAAGATCAAGAAttccttttcaaaaatgtttaagatTTACTCAAACAGTGTACCAAGTATtgcacaaataataaaatatgtgataatatttctatattatgactattgtGAAATTGAATAATGAAATTAAGAAGTAAATATTCAGTTAAACAATTTAATCCACTAAATTCACCAAAGCAAAATGAGACCAAGCACACATCTCTAGATGGAGACGAACAGCATCGACCTGAGAGAGAAGTTCATGGCTGACATCGGACATCTTAACAAGTTCTAATAGTTTTGAAGGTATAGCGTCCTGTTGCAGATCATCTCAGCGTGATAATCCATGCTGACCATGTCGGTGTTTGTGTGCGCTGAATATTTGCTCGCTGGTTCTCCAGTTGCTCTGTGTTTGCTGTAGGTATTTGAGTACGTCCATCCCGTAATACAATCTGCCTGTTGCTGtaataaaatactgtatgtcTGCAGGAATCGAGGTTGGACTGCTAGTACTACTGAGTGATGTGCTCAGCTGGACCATGAATGTCTCCACGAGCAAAATAACGTAAAGAGATCTATGATCAGACAGCAAACACTTGTACATACTGGTGGTCATTCATACAGTACTGGTTTCAACTGTCTCTCTAAGATGATTCTGATAAACTAAATATGCACTTCATGTCGGTCACAATGCAGACATATCAAAGGCATTAGAAACGTCAGCAACATTAATAGTTTGATTGCTTAAATAAAgggtatataaatataatatattaaataaatgtcattattatattactaatACTGATTCACTATTATTAAGCATCACTCTACAGTTGTAGCTTATTAAGTTAAAACTATTGTTATGTACTGATCAGGGTCATGAAATAAATCTTGCTGGTCATGAAATAAATCTTGCTGGTCATGACATTACGCGGGGGGAGAAATATCAagttgcagaaaatgaaaatactcaagtaggTTACAAATACTTCAAAAGTACTTGCGGTACTTGAGAATATGTGCTTAGTTCCAGCTATTTTTACAccattgttaaaaatgttgaggaatacattattattttcaccTAAAATGTCCCCTTGTATCTCTTTATGATCATATTATAGTGTGTTTTCACATTATATTGCATTTTTCATGTGATATATTATTTTGTGTACAATCAGACAACATTTTCTGCTTATTTTTTAGTACATTAATTTaaacattctgtttttaaaagtaaagaaaattcACACGGTCGTCTTTGTGTAGCTTCACTTGAGACGGTTTCCTCTGATTCCTCTGTCACATGCTTCCAGTCAAGGCGGGTTTTGATCTTCCATTCACAAGTTCACTTCTCCAACCTTTGAGCTGTCAACACCCCTCAAAAGAATAACACGACACTGCCTTAGCTATCTGATTAAGCTGTGAACGGAACGGGAAACTGCAATATAATATCACGAAGATGCTAAGACTGGTTTCCTTGACTTGTTCTGTCCTGATGAGATGTCACGTTCCCGCTCCAAGGATGACAGAGTTCAAGGCTTGTGTCCAGCCAGTTTTTAACATGAACGCCAATTTCCCATCACACTGACCAAAAGCTCTTTACAACTTGATTACATTcctgaaagaaacacatttattagCACCCAAAACATCCAACTGATGTTTTTTAGCTTattaatgacaataattaacCACAGCAGAGTATGACTGTATTCAAACAATCACCAAGGTATATTTAACAGTTACCAGAAAGACATATACAGCTTTTGATCTACATGTTTTATCACTGAAATTATTGAAATGAGGAGCTTTGGTGCTTTATGGTCTGTCGGCCCTGACTGAAGATAAATATTAAGTGATGTTCATGTTTCCATCAGTTAAACAATCCagtcaaaacagaaaacaacacttttttgtCAGTTAGTAAAAAGTTGAAACTTCAAATATGTAACATTTTCATCCATCTTTAGCCctaaagtgaaaaaagtttaaatggtaagttaacagaaaacacaggaaCAATATCATTCAAGTCTAAAATGCCTTGAGTTATGGCTTAAGGAGAGGAAGTGCAGCTGTTGCATCATGTTACTTTTCTTCCACCCTCCGCCTCCCTCTGGCAGCTGAGGGGGAAACCAGCAAAATATAGAACTGCTGCAATTAAGGCCAAATTTGCCTTTCAACAACCCACTCTGCATGTTGGAAGACTGACCCCTCCACAGCTTCTTCATCCTCCAACACTGCTGAGTGTGTGGGAAGCATCCCGCTCTATTCTCAGCGCTCCTTCCATCTCGCAGCACCTCTCAAAGGAAACAGCactgttaaagaaagaaaattagaCTTGGGGCTCAACATATCTTCCTCAAAGTTAAATGCATGAAAGGGTAGAACAGTTTATTCTGTTAAATGCCACTGTGATGTGATTTGATGCCAGGATAACAGTTTAACATCTTGCACACCCACTCTGTAGCTCTGGAGCTGATAGGTCACATTAAATGGTAATTTAATAAAACCAGATCTGGGTAACATTATGCTTGGATAGACACACcaccaacacacagaaacagtgatattctatttatatttgCTCAATTTGCAGGACTTCTAAGCATTTCCCATCAGCAGAAACTGTGATCATGACTTTCAGTTATTGATtagctgtttttaaatcaactaAGTctttaagtctgtgtgtgtgtgtgggcttgtgtgtgtgtgtgtgtgtgtgtgtgtgtgtgtgtgtgtgtgtgtgtgtgtgtgtgtgtgtgtgtgtgtgtgtgtgtgtgtgtgtgtttgtgtgtgtgtgtgtgtgtgtgtttgtgtgtgggtgttcatgtgtttgggtgtgcttgtgtgcatgaGGTCTCTCTTCCAGTGTTCAAGGTTACTGGGCAGAGAAATCAATCTGGACTGCCAAGTCTTGTCCATACCTATGCAAAGACATGCCTGATTGGTTGCATAAGAGCGAATAAAAAAACTCTGACCCAAACCAGATACCTTGCCACCAAATCACAGTCATAAATTACAGTCCAGTCCTCCGTGTTTATCAAACAGCTCCCACTCTCCCTCCTTGCAGTATTTCTTGTCATGTCATTATACTTTGAAATGACTTGACAACAAATGAATCCAGGAGATGCTTATTGTAAAATAATCCTGCACGTTGTGTCGGTCTACCatgaagtaaaaagaaaactgctggctttgtgagatatttttattgtgttaatCGACAGccgtttttttaaatatgtcgGTCAATTTATATCTTGTTGTCTCACACAACAAGTTAAAACCCTTTGAGGAGAAAACAAAGTGCAACTCAGAGTCAAGATTGCTTTATGTGCATTTAGTGGAAGACAAGAAGAGGTCGTTCAATTCAGTAGATGTTATTTCAGTGCATCAAGCAACAACAGTATGTCCATTTTACTTGATTTGATCCAAAAATGTATGATATTAACACTGTTTTCTAAAGTAATGTATCATAACAAATTTTCTATTCAGCCAGAAACATCGTGAAACcccaaataattataatttatttacaacagaaaaatgtacaaattagAGTTCTTCCATCCTACTAAACCTGCTCTTGGTTGAAATGGCAGTAGAACAACCATTTGTTTTCTGAAGCAAGACCATTCTGATATTTTCAGCACAAGTCAGcaagatataaatacaaatgtgttgaaaatagCTGAAATGGCAGTCAGGTGTATAAATTAACCCGCTTGGAGGTTTTTGCAGAGGGAAAACTAATTACCTCACCTGGGATAAGTCAAGAAGTGGTATACAGTCTGACCTTACATCTTTATTACCTGTTGTcctattaatataaaaaaaaaaaaaaaaagagactaaCGCCTCTGGCCAAGGGCACAGAAGAACAACATAAACCATTAAAGAGCCATCAGTGGATTCAATACTAGAACCATATtcaactagaaaggtgcactcagtagagtgcataTCTGCACCAGGTGTGTCTGCGACGACCAACACTGTATTATGTGATTGATGAAcacaacccacaattggctaaccccAGTCTAGACACCAATGGCCTGTAAGgcttcataaaacacattttcattcaaagtCAAAAACAACCTGCAATGTATGTAATAGTCTCAAAGTTTCTGTATAGAACACGTTATACAATCTtgctaaaaacaaaattaaactcaaGCTGCCCCCTCGCTCAGCAGCTGCTGAGTGGTGGCGATGttctcagcagtgtgtgtgctgttagttctgttagccgtaagctgttagccaaacacaccgtccaaagACAATAAAAGGGAGCAAACTGTGTCTCTGGGTGCAGAGAAGCGGCCGGGGTCGGTGATGGGCCGGTTAAGAGtttgagtgaggagtcagcaggcagtcgaTGGCAGTttaaacaggcaataaaaggagTTTTGAGAAATCGTAAGTCACCACAACCACGAGATGTTCCTTGAGCATTCAGCAATAACTGGCCATActaaatattatgcagtttgctgcagcagattagccttggacagacacagaggtgcacactcactcacggaAGCTTGCACATAGGCGGGCGATAGCATGATTCTCCTGGCAGCGATGAATGTTTCAACCCAAggtgtttttggtttttcaCGTGCAAAATAAGAGTAAAAAGAGTATGCAGAGTATGGTTTGATTTGTTTACACAGATTTCCAGGCATTTTCATTTCTTCACTAATTTCTTACTTattcaaattcagtttttttcatctgttgcatggttcagatttttttaaattgtgggATAAAAAGTATTACATTACAGAACATGTTAATATGGAAACATGTCCCATGAATATCTAAAACATTCAagaattatttatattttgtcttcataTTGACATTCAAGAACTTGAGGAGATATTCTCAGAACTGTATTCCATCAGGGGGATTTGgattcttctgtttttctgtgtttatgtcctGATGTTACAGAGACGGCTGAACTTTGAGGTTATTTGTCTTTGGTTATTTCTAACTTTTTTAGATTCTAACACGTCATGATGATGGCCTTTTGAACCTGCAGTAGCACATGTTGGAGGAAAAAGGTCTCATCCTTAAAATATAGTAAGTgtaatgatgtatttttatttccctttagaATACATATCGCGACTGAGAAGAATTGACAAATGTTCTTCAGTTgaccatttgctaaaatcggcAAATTCTGcaatcatagcttagcaacAGTAACTAGGCTAAGCAGGCCTGACACGCTTTGTAATTCTTCAAATGTtgatggttgtgttttttttttaccttcttcAAAATTCTGTTCAGCCCCCAAATTTGAGGGTGTAAGTTTCAAGGAGTATAACATCAGTAGGCTATAAGCTGTAGGTGGGATATTTTAACATATTGACCCATTTGACCTTGGGAAAAACATTGTTGAGAACATAAGACCCCTTGAAACGTTTCCttaatgtgtcatttaaaaaggatGTTAAGCTGGGAAACATCCTGGGAGCATTAATGCACTCCTGTCCTGTCTTTCTGTTTATTGGATTTGGATTAGTTTACTCTTAAGCAATCCCAGCCGACATGAGCCTACATGAGATAGTGTTAGCGTTAGTCCTGATCAtaaaagccttttctttttgttatgttAAACCGGAGACAAACAGTAGTCTACTATTTGGAGATAAGATTAAACAAGCCTGTAAGCTTAATAGGGTTATGTTATAGATGTTATGAACATCtgcaatacaaaaacaatgctgtttctttatttccaaATATTCTACACGGATCATCAACTGGTTAGGATGCTAACTTTGTTGCCAGGGACCTGTTAGCTTCAGCCCCTTCATGATACCATGATGCATATTTGAGAccctttatttcatttgaaaatgtcagctTCAATAATTGATGAGTTAGCTGGAGATGGCTTTGGCAGCCAATTTATGATAATAAGCTAGTTAGCTTTAGGAAATGacagtgaaaataaattgaCGGTCGTCTGCTAGAAATGATAAGCCTgcttttgtcttcttctgtctgaaatcaagaacacagaacagaacagaacagtttGAGtggcatagcaacagtaaccacGGTGAGCGAGGCTCAGCGAGCGCTCATTCATCGTCATTGTTCTTGCATCGTGTCTGCCAAACTGTCCATCGCCTCAGGTCAAATATGTCCCTCTGGTTGAAATGTAAAGACAGAGATAaataattttcctttttaataaatgacgTATGATCACCATCAAGTGTGTGTTTCCCTTTTTGTGATGGGAATATTTAAAACTATACCTTGTAATGTGTTATAGTTACATGCATCATTTTATGATGTAGAATAGTCAGTGTTGTTGTTCATATAAGTTATATCATTAAGAGGAAAATCCACTGTTGATATTCACCGCTGTTTTTACCAAATTAAACTGGAGAAATATTCCCATGGTTTAGTTTTCTTAACATAATCTGCAAACTGTCAATGTCACTCAATTGCAAATTGTATAAACTGAGGACTGTGAACAGCACCTACAGATAGTCTCACTAAAACTATGaaacatttcttaaaacaaTCATACAAAACTATGCTATTGTCATGCACTTTACTACTAGGATCATCTGCAGATTGAAACATGacaattgttttgcatttgacaACACTAAATAACCATCCCAGGAAAGCAAGAGTTAACCCAATGAGAAATGTGATGATGTTCATCCTGTCTTTTCTGTTTGAGATCagtactgctgctgctcctccttcaCGGGTATCCTCATGTCAGTAGCGTGACAGTCATAGGTCTCATCACACGTTTGCATTGCTCTGCAtctaaaagcaaataaaaccaGCAACAGCAAAAGGTTAAATCTCAGATTCTCTACGGGATGACTTCTGATCACCTCCCTGCTCACTCACTAGCTCAGatgaacacttcctgttttcctctttctccacatctccctccccctcctcatcctTGCTGATGAAGGCCAGCTCGTTCTCATAGCAGAAGGAGTTGGCGCCAGATGTTGGGaatttcctctcctccatgtCCTTGGCACTGCATCTCGGGGTGGATGGTACTTCGAATGTTTTGTGAAAGTATGCGTAATCTATCCGGTACTGGCTCCTCTCCTGAAAGATGACGGGCTCAAAGCGGTGACCCCACAGGATTTCTGAGGAAAGGTAGGAGCTGCGTGCCTGCGTCGTCATGGCTGTGGCCTCCACCATGCCTTCAAGTATAATTACGATCTCAAAGTCAGATGTTGTGAGATCTTGTTTACTGATGCCAAACAGCGGACTCTCTTCATCAATCTCATGTATGACAGTAAGAGGTGCAACCAGAAACAGGCGGTCTGTGCCTTTGTCATAGCCTACGTTCATGTCAAGCTGATCCAATGGGATGTATTCGCCTTCCTCTGTGAATCGGGGCTTGACTAGCTGGGCTCGCACATGAGCTTCAACAATGTGACTCTTCCTCAGATTAGCAACCCTGAACATGAGGCACAGCTTCCCATCACGTAAAGCGATGACTGCGTTGTGGCTGAACAGAAGAGTCTCTGCCCGCTTTTTGGGCCTCGCCATCTTGGCCATGATGGCACCAATCATGAAGGCGTCGATGATGCAGCCCATGATGGACTGAAAGACCACCATGAAGACAGCGGCCGGGCATTCCT
This genomic window from Anoplopoma fimbria isolate UVic2021 breed Golden Eagle Sablefish chromosome 11, Afim_UVic_2022, whole genome shotgun sequence contains:
- the kcnj12b gene encoding ATP-sensitive inward rectifier potassium channel 12 — translated: MSVGRAHHHSFVSCEEGLRLSTMPAVGSFGNGKIHTRRKYHSRFVSKAGQCNIHFSNMDEKSQRYISDIFTTCVDIRWRYMFLLFALAFVVSWLTFGLGFWVIGLLHGDMDHPEGDDSFVPCVTQVNTFVAAFLFSVETQTTIGYGARCVTEECPAAVFMVVFQSIMGCIIDAFMIGAIMAKMARPKKRAETLLFSHNAVIALRDGKLCLMFRVANLRKSHIVEAHVRAQLVKPRFTEEGEYIPLDQLDMNVGYDKGTDRLFLVAPLTVIHEIDEESPLFGISKQDLTTSDFEIVIILEGMVEATAMTTQARSSYLSSEILWGHRFEPVIFQERSQYRIDYAYFHKTFEVPSTPRCSAKDMEERKFPTSGANSFCYENELAFISKDEEGEGDVEKEENRKCSSELVSEQGGDQKSSRRESEI
- the tufm gene encoding elongation factor Tu, mitochondrial, translating into MASLVGLRACVSALQLSSPGLLHSSYKLCAVPLSRRTFAAEAKKTYSRDKPHVNIGTIGHVDHGKTTLTAAITKVLADAGGANFKKYEEIDNAPEEKARGITINASHVEYTTANRHYAHTDCPGHADYVKNMITGTAQMDGCILVVAATDGQMPQTREHLLLARQIGVEHVVVFINKADAVEDKEMVELVEIEIRELLTEFGYDGENTPVVIGSALCALENREPELGVKAVLNLLDIVDSYIPLPKRQLEKPFLLPIEGVYSIPGRGTVVTGTMERGIIKKGDDCEFLGHNRSFKSVVTGVEMFHKSLDRAEAGDNLGALVRGLKREDIRRGMVMCKPGSILPYQKFKAQVYILSKEEGGRHKPFITNFMPVMFSLTWDMACRVTLPEEKEMVMPGEDTSLTLTLRQPMILEKGQRFTLRDGNKTIGTGLVTDILSVKDEDQFNWG